The sequence TGAATTTGCGTTGCAAAAAAGTGAAGCATTAGCCATTGCCATTAAGGATGTTATTGCTGAAGCAATTAAAGCTGGTGGCTCGACCTTGCGTGACTATCGCCATGCGGATGGTTCACTTGGCTATTTCCAACATAATTTTGCTGTTTATGGTCGTGAAAACCAACCATGCACCAATTGTGGCACAATCATTTCACGCATTGTACAATCGGGTCGCTCAACCTTTTATTGTTCATCTTGCCAAGATAATGGTTGAAGATCAATTTATTTGATCACGAAGATGATAGGCCCAAGCTTATTTTAACTGCGCCCTTGCTTGAAGTGTTTTTTTTAGCTTTAATACTGCTTAATTATTTTACAATTTTTGGAAAGTGAATTTATGATGCTGGAAAATGTTCTTAAACGCCTTGATGGTAATCTTGATCAAAGCCTTGAACGGCTATTTGATTTGTTAAGAATTAAATCTATTTCCACCGACCCTGCCTTTAGGGAAGATTGTAAAAAAGCTGCGGATTGGCTGGTAGAAGATCTAAAATCTATTGGCTTTGAAGCATCGCGCCGCGATACGACCGGCCACCCAATGGTGGTTGCCCATCATGCAGGCCCAAGCGAAAACTGCCCTCACGTGTTGTTTTACGGTCATTACGACGTTCAGCCAGTTGATCCGCTTGCCCTTTGGGAGGATGATCCGTTTGACCCAAAAGTGAAAGAGCGCGATGGGCAAAAAGTTATTACTGGTCGTGGCTCATCTGATGACAAGGGTCAGCTTATGACCTTTGTTGAAGCTTTGCGGGCTTTTAAAGCAGAAACTGGGCAATTACCTGTTGCAGTTACCATTTTATTTGAAGGTGAAGAGGAATCGGGTTCCCCTTCCTTAAAGCCATTTTTAGAAAGCCATCGCAATGAATTGCGCGCTGATTTTGCCCTTGTTTGTGATACATCGATGTGGAATGAGACAACGCCTTCCATTTCAGTTGGCTTGCGCGGTCTTGTGGGCGAAGAAATTATTGTAAAAGCTGCCAATCGTGATCTTCATTCAGGCTATTATGGCGGAGCTGCCGCTAACCCTATCCGCATTTTGAGCAAAATTCTTGCCGATGTGCATGATGAAAATGGCGCAGTGACTATTGCCGGCTTTTATGATGGTGTTGAAGAAACCCCTACCCAAATTTTAGCACAATGGGACAATCTTGGTCTTGGGCCAAAAGAATTTTTAAATCCAGTTGGCCTGTCTTTCCCAAGCGGTGAAAATAATCGCAGTCTGCTTGAACTTATCTGGGCGCGTC comes from Bartonella sp. HY038 and encodes:
- a CDS encoding M20/M25/M40 family metallo-hydrolase, producing MMLENVLKRLDGNLDQSLERLFDLLRIKSISTDPAFREDCKKAADWLVEDLKSIGFEASRRDTTGHPMVVAHHAGPSENCPHVLFYGHYDVQPVDPLALWEDDPFDPKVKERDGQKVITGRGSSDDKGQLMTFVEALRAFKAETGQLPVAVTILFEGEEESGSPSLKPFLESHRNELRADFALVCDTSMWNETTPSISVGLRGLVGEEIIVKAANRDLHSGYYGGAAANPIRILSKILADVHDENGAVTIAGFYDGVEETPTQILAQWDNLGLGPKEFLNPVGLSFPSGENNRSLLELIWARPTAEFNGISGGYEGEGFKTVIAAQASAKISFRLVHKQDPIQIRNAFRKFVKERIPADCSVEFIEHGASPAIQLPYDSAIVSKAKIALSQEWGKQAELVAMGGSIPIVGDFQDYLKMESLLVGFALDSDCIHSPNEKYNLTSFHKGQRSWARILAALA